Proteins from a genomic interval of Methanobrevibacter sp.:
- a CDS encoding HXXEE domain-containing protein: MAESFLDKWCGQPWLHATYFLGIVMLNVLIINWGVWDVPQKLMCLLAVFLPLHVFEELTWPNGFHFMMNKLIQKSDNPLAYPENKLTDMVTNFGAEIMFIVLTFLTPMLGNKVVIFIIFFGIGETFVHTLFSVLTYRHYRSKGKKTLYSPGLVTAWCLLLEAAIYGIYWLVYSKSFVMSDLWGLALVAFLIIFLVRLPFILSNKFKTTRFAYSEIGYLEKYESD, from the coding sequence ATGGCAGAATCATTTTTAGACAAATGGTGTGGTCAACCATGGCTACATGCAACATATTTTTTAGGAATCGTAATGCTTAATGTTTTAATAATTAATTGGGGAGTATGGGATGTTCCTCAAAAGTTAATGTGTTTGCTTGCTGTATTTTTACCATTGCATGTATTTGAAGAGCTTACATGGCCAAATGGTTTTCATTTCATGATGAACAAGTTAATCCAAAAGTCAGATAATCCTCTTGCTTATCCTGAAAACAAGCTTACAGATATGGTTACAAATTTTGGAGCGGAAATAATGTTCATTGTATTGACATTTCTCACACCAATGCTTGGAAACAAAGTAGTGATATTCATAATCTTCTTTGGTATCGGTGAAACATTCGTGCATACCTTGTTTAGCGTATTAACATACAGACACTACAGATCCAAAGGCAAAAAGACATTATATTCTCCAGGTCTCGTAACTGCATGGTGCTTATTGCTTGAAGCAGCTATTTACGGCATTTATTGGTTAGTATATTCTAAATCATTTGTAATGTCAGACTTATGGGGATTGGCTCTTGTAGCATTTTTAATCATATTCCTAGTACGCTTACCATTTATCCTCTCCAATAAGTTTAAAACTACCAGATTTGCCTATTCTGAAATAGGATATTTGGAAAAATATGAATCAGATTAA